The window GGGATATTTGTTAGCGTACCTGGAGAACGTACCAGCCCAtgcgttttgaaaaaaaactattttttatggccttctttatttgatttttttggtcttCCCCACCACCAATCAAGAGTTAaagtccctccctccctccctcccgacTCCCATCTGCATCAGATTTGCTTCACATCTGACAACCATCTCGCGCATGCCGCCAATTAGCTTCCATTTCCACTCAGGTCAGGGCTAAATGGAGCGCGGACCAGAAGATAAGGCCCGCCGGACAAACGGCCAAAGCTAACTGTGGCTTGACGCTATTTCCAAACGCACGGAGAGCAGCGAAAGCATTCCAAACGAGACAAAACCAATTTTTCTTGCTAACCATTgaaatccagtggcggtccgtgcatttcctagtgacgccttcagcaaaaactattttatggctataaaacctctactgcagctacagttgcgacacataaaaaaataatcaataataacctcatacaattgaaatattatttaggaatatagccaatggaaaagcaatgaaaggaagctaacaccccatttggaattatttcataagtattgatggacaaaatataatatatgattcagatatttcttaggccagcagagaaggccttgaaggccctgacggcacaccactgttgAAATCCCTtcaaaaagttcttttttttctttctatttttgaCAAATAATTGTAACGGATTGCCAACCTGGAGCGGACGTCTCGCGCCGTCCACAGCCAGTcgtcccagttgaaatgaattggacatctattttcGTCCACAGGAATTACGCTGAAacgaaaacaaaacattagAATCCACTGAAAGGCACGACCGAccattcattttaaacatttgattTGTGTGTCATTTAATTTATACATCAAAAAGCTTGTATAgcatacaaaaaaacaataaacagtagtcataaaaaagtattttctggGCCTAATCCATTTGCAATTGTGTGTTTATGTAGTTTATGACTCTTGTGGcacaaatagaagaaaaaatgtcGATTGTAGAATAATAGCCAGGCATTTTTGAATGGCTTGTTTTTTGCAACAGGTTTTTCCATGGAGGCCAGCGCACTccttttttaatcttctcctctttctcctcctcccgctttcttttttttttctttttttgaagacAGAAGACAGCCGCGCTGAAGCTGGATGTGCGCAGGGGCACTTTGCTGGGACAAGAAGCATCTCGGGGGGGACGCGCATGGTGAGttttgcctgtttttttaatattccaaacacccgcaaaaaaaattgctactttttttttttaacagggcGACAAAATTCCAACATTTGCACGTTTAAAGTTCACGTCGTTCCGTTAAGGGTCTCGTCACAGCTATTATTTCACGTGTTAGTGATTTTAGCAactccaaaaaatatatatttatgtattgatGTAGCTGAATGGATGATAAAAGAAGGCAAAAGGGTTGCGTTTAATGACAATTGGATTTTTCCACGCCATCAAAAAAAACGTGGCCTTTTAAATGACGCAGCTCGGCAAACACGATCCTTCCTTCCCGGAACTTAACGAAAAAGCGCGCAATTAGCCGCGCGTGAttaagccgccgccgccgggaaATCAAAACACAGCTTTAAGCTTCAAAAGCATTCATCCCAAATCACGCAATTTAAGTTACACGCCACGCCGTAAATCTCCAGCATGGAAGGAGCAAATAAATAAGCTCATCTCCATAACGTGAATGATCTTTTGCCAGAGAAATCCAAGAAGTCAAGCGAGAAGCGCTTCTTTAATTTAGGggcctttttttccagtttgtttatttttgaaatgcATCCAAGTGTGTTGTTGGCCGATAAATTATTCGCCGGGTGGTAGCATGTGGATTTCATTGAAACGTACGCCACATTTACCAGCGTGGCTCATCTTTTGGAATGGCAATGATTTCATGGCCATCTGTTTTTCAATATCAACACGTGAAGCTTCCGTGGGAAGACCGCCGCCAACTTCTACGGATGcttcttcaaataaataaataaaatggagtgTGTGTAAAGGGACTAAATTGCCATATGAACTCATGGGACAATCCGTTTTAACTTGGCAGAATAAGAACCAAGTTAAATATCATATTAATTCTTGTTGCtatgaacatttttaattgtggaAAGGATTAAGCCAGCAAATGTATATGTCATttcttccatatttttttttgatcATGTCTATTTATTCCATTTGATACACGACAACAAAACCCAAAGAAAATGAAAGCTAGTTTTCCCTGTCATTTAGACATGCATTTTTCTTTCGCAGTAATTCTTAcgactaggaaaaaaaaatgtgtattctgGATTGGAGGCCTTtaagccaggggtcgggaatctttttgacacaaacaattcctatttacaaattttatttctttgagagccctactcagaattttagtgtaaaaatgtgcaaatgagatgtgactttttggggggtcattttaccacttttaaagtactaaatgaattattttgacagcactgttgctaaccaatgaaaatatgcaggcagaaaagtctaataaaaagctaatttaaaaaaagatgattaaagtgccgacgtgacgctcctattggtgcattcgggactcggctctccgcgtcaccagcggtttaaatacatattttacctcacaggttagcgaagagccacatgcgcacatcagaagagccacatatggctcccgagccataggttccctacccctgctttaagctAAAGATACGACAAAGCGGCTTTGATTCCACTTTGTGTCACTTCCACCACTAAAATTAGACAATTAGACCAAAAACGGCGCGGCTGGAATCTGCTCTCCGTGTggaataacacacacacacacatgcgcacacacatgcaGGCCAGGAATGCGTTTTGGGAATACGCGCGGCAGGGTTGGATTTCTCCGGACAATTGCATAGGAACAAAGAAGTCCAAGCGGTTACATGCGCCAACAGGTGTCCAAAGTCCAGACTTTGATGCTAGACTTTTAGAGGCTTCGGGGCTCCGAATATTCAACGATTACACTCCGACTCATTGGCAAGTATTCGCTGCGGTCGGAACGACCGCTCCCGCTGACAAATTCATTTCGGGGACATCCGTCTGTCCACCGTGGTCCGCCTCACGGGCAGGATTTGGATTTTGAACTTTGTTACGGGTCCCGGTTGCCCGGTCACCGTCAATTGGCGGCCCCGTTCGGTGTTTTCCAGAGGGATGACGAGACGGGTCAGGTTCCGGGCCCCCGCCGGCCGTCAGTGTCAGCCCCTCGTTAGGGCGTCGTGCATCCGCCGCGGAGCGACGGGGCCAGGTGACGCGCCagctgggggggggggtcagGTGACATACGAGCCGGGGGGGGCCGGGCTTCTCCACGTGGACAATGTTGCCAGGTGACGGAGCACAGAAAGCGGGAACGGGAGGTGGTCTACGTTCGCCGGCTGGATTGTTGGTTTTGTCCGCATTCCAagactaactaactaactctCTGGCGAGTCCAATCTTGACAGCGGGATGAATTACGCCGGCCGGTCACCAGCTGGAAGAGGCAGGGAGAGATTTGTCGGCGCTGGGGAGAAAAACTATTGGTGTTCGGGGTGCAGGCCAGGTTTCCCGCCCGCCTTCGTGCATCCAAAAGATCCCGACGGATCCGTTCCGGCTCGGGGTTCGGCTCCGGCTGGGAAGCCGGCCGGCTAAACGCTACCGTGGAGAGATGTCCGTCACGCTAGTTTTCGGCAAACCCGCTCATACCGTCGTCTTCTTTCCCACAGGCTGGATGACATGATGTCCCAAGACTTTTCCCTCCCCACCTCCACCTTGGTTGTCCTGCTCCTCCTTTATCTTCTTCCCCGTCCCCTTCTCCCGTCCTCGCCGTCCCCCCGCCCCCTGAGTTGGACCTCGCCCCAGGATCCCTGCTACCAGCCGGACGGCCGCCCTCGCCACTGCCTGTCCGAGTTCATCGACGCCGCCCACGGGGTCTCGGTCGACGCCGGCCGCTCTCTGCCGGGCTCGGCCTTCCGCGGCGACGTGGGGACCCTGACGGTCCTGGAAAACCCTCGCAACCTGACTTGCTGGCGGGCCGAGGGGAGCCGGGACGGCGGGGACTGGGTGCTCACCGTGCCCCTGGGTCGGCGCTTTGAGATCGCCTACGTGAGTCTGCAGTTTTGCCATCGCGGAGAGCCGTCGGACCCCCTCTCCGTCTCCGTCTTCAAGTCCATGGACTACAGAAACACGTGGAGGCCCATGCAACACTATTCCGCCGATTGTCTGGGGGATTTCGGTCTCCCCGCCCGCACGGCGGCCGCCACCAGACAGCAGGAGACGGAACCGCTGTGCTCCGACCCTCGGCCCTTGCAGAGGCGACGGGGCGGCGCCGTGCTGGCCTTCTCGGCCCTGGACGGGCGCCCATCCTCGCCCGATTTCGACTACAGCCCCACCTTGCAAGACTGGGTGACGGCCACGGACATCCGCGTGGTCTTCCACCAAAAAAGGGACAGCTTGGGGGCAGGAGGGGGGCGAGATCCGGCGAGGTGGCCTGACGCCAAAAAGTGGGATACTGGCTCGCAGAGAAGAGAGGACCAGGCTCGGGGCAGGGCTCGGCTAGCAGACGGAAACAACGTGACCCGCCAGGAGAGCGCTTTGGGCCGGGGCGCTCCCTTCAGAAAGGCTACGAAATTTCCGAACCTCGGCGGCGAGAACGCCGACAACCTGTGGCTCCTTTGCCCAAACGGAGAGTGCGACTGGAGCGCGGAGGCGGGGCCACGCCGCAGAGACGGCAAAGGGCGAGAACTGAGGAAACGGCGAAACAACCGCCCCGCCGCCGGAGAGAGCTCCGGAAACCCGCGGGGGGCGCCGGCCCCGCCCCTTCTGGTCCTGTCGGACCTACAGGTGGGGGGCCGCTGCAAATGCAACGGCCACGCTTCCAAGTGTCGGCGCGACCACGCGGGCCGAGCCCGCTGCGTGTGCGAGCATCACACGGCCGGCCCGGACTGCGACGTGTGCGAGGACTTCTACTTGGACAGACCCTGGCACCGGGCCACGCCCACCCAGCCCAACCCTTGCGTGGGTGAGTCTAGCGCCTAGCGCCTAGCGCCCGGCGCCGCGCGAGCTTGCCTCCACCCGTGGTATTTTCCCTTTGTGTAGCGTGCGAGTGCAACGGCCATTCCAAGAAGTGCCGTTTCAGCATGGAGGCCTTCCAGCAATCCGGGCGGCGCAGCGGCGGCGTCTGCCTCAAGTGTCGCCACCACACGGCGGGACGCCACTGCCAGTACTGCCACATCGGGTACACTCGGGACCAAAGCAAGCCGCCGCGCCACCGCCGGGCCTGCCGACGTCAGTGTCTACCGACGCCGCGGCGCGCGTCGGCCAAACGGCGTGGCTTCCCCCGCCGTTTCCGTGGTTAAGCCCCGGTCGTTTCCTTCCCCCAGCTTGCCAGTGCAATCCCCTGGGAGCGGTGGGCCGAGGGTGCAACAACACGTCGGGTCAGTGTCTGTGCCGGCAAGGGGTGACCGGCCTCAGGTGCAACCGCTGCGCCCTGGGATACAAACGGGGCACGTCGCCACTGCGCCCCTGCGTCCGTAAGTCCGACCAAACGCGTTCGCGCGTTTACGAGATGTCCGGACGACGTGACTGGGTTTGTGATTGCAGCGACGGAAGACGCGGCTCCGACTCCGGTCTTCCAGCCTCAATACGCCATCGGTGAGCAAAAAAATGGACGGACACGGTCACGTGACAAGGTCACCTGTCCGTCACGGGACATTGCGGGGAACTGTAGACAGGTGCTAACGCTAATCCTCCCCCACAGATGAGGAGTGTGCGTCCCACTGCCAGCCATCGCAGGGCAGAGTCAGGATGAACTTGGACACCTACTGCCTCAAAGACTACGGTGGGTTGCTAGCTCGCTAGCTTTTCCAATTTCCACTGTGTTTTCTGTCGACAAAGAGAAAGTGACCAGGTTTCGCTCTTTGCCAGTGCTAAAAGCGCAGGTGAAAGGGAAGGAGCGTTCCGGTCCCTGGTGGAACTTTTCCATCTACGTCCAGGTGGTTTTCCGCTCGGGTTCCCCCTCCCGCCTCCGCAGGGGCCCCCAGTCCCTGTGGGTCCCGGACCGGGACCTGACCTGCGGCTGCCCCGCCCTCCAGGCGGGCCGGACGTTTCTGCTGATCGGCGCCGACGGGGACCAGGGGGGCCGGGCCCCGGACGAGAGCCGGCTGGTGGCCGACCGCTCCACTCTGGCCCTCCAGTGGCGGGATCACTGGAGCTCTAAACTCAGGGGCTTTCGGGGGCAGGACAAGAGGGGCGGCTGTCCCGAGCGCCCCCCGCGGCAAACGGGGGGCCACTCGGAGCCGCCCACGGGGTACGTGCCCCCTCACCTGCGAGCTAAGGCGGGCGGCGAATAAAGCCAcggtgaaagtttctgaggtgttGCTTATTCGTCGTGACACTTTAACGAGGGAGTGGATGACTTTACGACTAGATCCCAATAAGTGGGACATTTTGTACTTATTGCTATCATGgttattgtaaataaaaagaaggGCTGCCGTGCGTGTTAGCTAGTGAGCGCCTCGTTGCAAAGACAGATGGAAGGAAGCCGGTCTATTTGCAGTCGGGGACGGTTGCTGATTGGCTGTGCCGTCATTGGCAGGAAGCGACAAAATGCCTGCCGGAGAGGCCAACTATCTGGCCttcgccgtgtgtgtgtgtatgtatgtgtgcgtatgtgtgtgtgtgcacctgccACAGTGAGGCCGCAGGAAGCACCTGTCATTGGCCGTCTCCTCCCGCCAGCGCCCGACGACATGAGCGTTTGATCCCCCCAAAGTCCCCGAAGGCACACACTTACACGGACACTAACAGACAACTTAAGCCCGGCTGGCTGGCGTGGACGACGCGCGGCCATGTTTTTCGCACGCATCCCCCCCCCGCCCCGCAACCCCAGACGTTCgtcgacccccccccccccccccggccccccaaaaaaggatatTCAGGAGGTGTTTTCATTCTAGCGGATGGCCGTTTTGCGAATGGCGTGTTCTTGAGCTGCACTTAAAATCCTTCATTTTGACCAAAAACCTGAACCTGAAAAATCGAGTGTGCCTCGTTTGTGACCGGAGTAATTCGAGTAGAATATTGTCCGTTGATTTAGTAATCTAATCATTTTCAATGCGAGGAAAGAACGTCGTTTACATGACAGACATTTTGTAGTGATTGTAGTTATTTAAGGCAATTAAAGCACATGCATAAGGCAGTTTTAGAGAGTTACTTTTaggaaaacattcatttatgaattgtaaaactatttaaaattgACATATTCTAGATCAGAGAGTCACTTGGAGTAGAACATTattgatttgataagggacGGCACATATTAatcaacatatttatattcatgttaatgaacagaaatatgtaagattgtagccgccgGCTAATCTTTATATTGAATATGTAGACATTAAAAGAATAAATTCCATTTACAGTCAAGTAATTTTAGTTGAAATAATTTCATGACTCATGACTAATTGATTTAGGTACAAGatataacaaaaacaatacaagacATCAAAATGGATAGCAAACAAATGTGACGTGACCCGTATTATAATAGTACTTTTGCATCAATtctaacaacacacacacacattttccttTGGTGTCACTTTGGTGTTAACACGAGATGTTCAATCCCCGCCACGGCAAATTTTGGGCTGCCTTTGAAATGTCTTCAAGTCGGTCGGGGAAACGCCCCCGGTTTGAACCCCATATCGAGTCGGACCCACTCCCCAGCTGGATTTTCTATTTCCATACAGACAGACGCGCCACGGCGAGAGTACTTTTGTCACTTTTTAGCACGCTCGTAAAATGATTCCACTTTCCTTCCATAAAAGGCAGCGACTGGGTTAGCAACTTCTGCTGCGCATCCACGGACTTTGCGTTCACGTGGTTTAGGGCAGCGGAGTGACAAAAAAGGTTTTGGTTTTAGGCGACCCCCCTCCTGACAtgatttgttgtttgaattgcaaaaaaaaaactccggCTGCGGTCGTAACCCTAACCCCGGAAGGTCCAGGTGGCGGACCAGTAGCGCGGCTGGCCTTTTGAGACGACCAACTCTGCCTAGTTTGATTTGAACCGAAACCAATCGCCATTTCAAGCCCGGGGAGGTGACCTTTGACCCGCTTTCCCCAACGTACGCGACGCTCCCTTTCATACGCACGCAAACGCACCCCCGGTGGAAATGTTTTTAGAATTTAAAATAACTTCCAATGGAATTGAAGACACTTTCACTGCGAGTTGAAGCGA is drawn from Stigmatopora argus isolate UIUO_Sarg chromosome 20, RoL_Sarg_1.0, whole genome shotgun sequence and contains these coding sequences:
- the ntn5 gene encoding netrin-1, whose amino-acid sequence is MMSQDFSLPTSTLVVLLLLYLLPRPLLPSSPSPRPLSWTSPQDPCYQPDGRPRHCLSEFIDAAHGVSVDAGRSLPGSAFRGDVGTLTVLENPRNLTCWRAEGSRDGGDWVLTVPLGRRFEIAYVSLQFCHRGEPSDPLSVSVFKSMDYRNTWRPMQHYSADCLGDFGLPARTAAATRQQETEPLCSDPRPLQRRRGGAVLAFSALDGRPSSPDFDYSPTLQDWVTATDIRVVFHQKRDSLGAGGGRDPARWPDAKKWDTGSQRREDQARGRARLADGNNVTRQESALGRGAPFRKATKFPNLGGENADNLWLLCPNGECDWSAEAGPRRRDGKGRELRKRRNNRPAAGESSGNPRGAPAPPLLVLSDLQVGGRCKCNGHASKCRRDHAGRARCVCEHHTAGPDCDVCEDFYLDRPWHRATPTQPNPCVACECNGHSKKCRFSMEAFQQSGRRSGGVCLKCRHHTAGRHCQYCHIGYTRDQSKPPRHRRACRPCQCNPLGAVGRGCNNTSGQCLCRQGVTGLRCNRCALGYKRGTSPLRPCVPTEDAAPTPVFQPQYAIDEECASHCQPSQGRVRMNLDTYCLKDYVLKAQVKGKERSGPWWNFSIYVQVVFRSGSPSRLRRGPQSLWVPDRDLTCGCPALQAGRTFLLIGADGDQGGRAPDESRLVADRSTLALQWRDHWSSKLRGFRGQDKRGGCPERPPRQTGGHSEPPTGYVPPHLRAKAGGE